A window of Chitinophagales bacterium contains these coding sequences:
- a CDS encoding LexA family transcriptional regulator, with protein MAISNQNLKYLRKLRGWTQQEFADKLGIKRSLIGAYEEERAEPRIDVLEVVCDIFKLTLDDLLRKDLSESKSNYLARRRAMKMAEGRSEIPFVPVKAAAGYLAGYADTEFIDELNTFTLPMLSGGNYRAFEIIGDSMLPTPSGSIIVGEKIDSMEEIRSTNTYIVVSRNEGIVYKRVEKNGRSKNKLNMISDNPAYPPYALSAEEVLEIWQAQVVISRAGQTQRWDINQIASMVTNLNQQVNSLKKKMN; from the coding sequence ATGGCCATTTCAAACCAAAATCTCAAGTATCTCCGAAAACTTCGTGGTTGGACACAACAGGAATTTGCCGATAAACTGGGCATCAAGCGATCCCTTATTGGCGCTTATGAAGAGGAAAGGGCGGAGCCGCGGATCGATGTGCTGGAAGTGGTTTGTGATATTTTCAAGTTGACCCTGGATGATCTGCTCCGGAAGGACCTGAGTGAATCCAAGTCAAATTACCTTGCCCGCCGACGTGCAATGAAGATGGCAGAAGGAAGATCTGAGATTCCATTTGTTCCAGTAAAAGCAGCCGCTGGTTACCTGGCCGGTTATGCCGACACGGAATTCATTGATGAGTTGAACACCTTTACCCTCCCCATGTTGTCGGGTGGAAATTACCGGGCCTTTGAGATCATCGGTGATTCCATGCTGCCCACCCCCAGTGGATCCATTATTGTGGGAGAAAAGATCGATTCCATGGAAGAGATCCGCTCCACCAACACCTATATCGTTGTTTCACGAAATGAAGGCATCGTGTATAAACGAGTGGAGAAAAATGGTCGCTCTAAAAATAAATTGAATATGATCTCCGATAACCCGGCCTATCCACCATATGCCCTGAGTGCCGAAGAGGTATTAGAGATCTGGCAGGCCCAGGTGGTGATCAGCCGGGCCGGACAAACACAACGCTGGGATATCAACCAGATCGCCAGTATGGTCACAAACCTGAACCAACAGGTTAACTCCTTGAAAAAGAAGATGAACTAA
- a CDS encoding carbohydrate binding family 9 domain-containing protein translates to MRKYSWLWIVAFFFIQPLSAQNKILRAVKTEQVPRIDGDLNDAAWINAPIADQFIQNFPSFGAPASRNTSVKLLYDDAAIYVGAYLYDDPSLIRKQLTVRDGEQRQDVDYFSVFFDTYNDDQNGFQFLVTSANVQSDARIGSNLDLDFGEYGDKTWEAVWESKVSIRADGWIVEMRIPYISLRFSKNDKQTWGLNFLRHTRRTNETSFWNPVNPSINGFVNQFGDLESLENIQPPLRLSFSPYLSAGFRSVPLQSGFKSEFLRSGGMDVKYGINESFTLDATLIPDFGQVVSDNVINNLSPFEVRFTENRPFFTEGTELFNKAGLFYSRRVGATPSRYGEIRNFADTSSVYDLVKNPTLTQLYNAVKFSGRNQKNFGFGVFNAVTAPAQARLRNRNTGLDSIVTTEALANYNIIVVDKAFKGQNFVTFTNTNVIRNGRDRDANVTGINYALYSNKNVFGTTGAFQYSRIFGSNSYDGFNASLRAGKVSGNWQYHVLGSMISNRYDPRDLGFLTNNNEVLTRAGISYQIFQPTEKFIKYIYEVIAQRIQLYRPGKYARTDLAFNNLLVFKNFWDVSFNLLYNPGTWYDYFELQHSPEYYLSFPGNFSATMSGSTDSRKRAFVSFAGSFARIPALNTNSLSYQLGLRYRFSNRFTFSGSVDALHSTNNRGYAFMTNSLGDPLAATRDIRQMSTLFSGVYNFTPRMNLTMRMRHYWSRVNFKEILSVNPDGTVNPFINTADIHPYISNPNFFNIDAFLTWDFRLGSRIILGWKNWLGEKEMVDSDKYRNYFRNASRVLQLPHGNELTLRVIYFLDYNQFRKKR, encoded by the coding sequence ATGAGAAAATACAGTTGGCTGTGGATCGTTGCGTTCTTTTTTATTCAACCACTATCCGCACAAAATAAAATACTAAGAGCCGTTAAAACAGAACAGGTGCCACGCATTGATGGTGACCTGAATGATGCGGCATGGATCAATGCCCCGATAGCCGATCAGTTTATTCAGAATTTCCCCTCTTTTGGCGCACCGGCTTCCAGAAACACAAGCGTTAAACTCTTGTACGATGATGCCGCGATCTATGTCGGCGCCTACCTCTACGATGATCCTTCCCTGATCCGCAAACAATTGACAGTACGTGACGGAGAACAAAGACAGGATGTAGATTATTTCTCTGTATTTTTTGATACCTACAATGATGACCAGAATGGGTTTCAATTCCTTGTCACATCTGCCAATGTTCAATCCGATGCCCGAATAGGAAGTAACCTTGATCTTGATTTTGGTGAATATGGTGACAAAACATGGGAAGCAGTTTGGGAAAGCAAGGTCTCAATCCGGGCAGATGGATGGATCGTGGAAATGCGGATTCCCTATATCTCACTTCGGTTTTCAAAAAACGACAAGCAGACCTGGGGATTGAACTTTCTCCGCCATACCCGCCGCACCAATGAAACCTCTTTCTGGAATCCGGTAAACCCCTCAATCAACGGATTTGTCAATCAATTCGGGGATCTGGAAAGCCTTGAAAATATCCAACCCCCTTTGCGGTTAAGTTTCTCACCCTATTTATCAGCAGGCTTTCGATCGGTACCCCTGCAATCTGGTTTTAAAAGTGAATTCCTTCGTTCTGGTGGTATGGATGTGAAATATGGCATCAATGAAAGCTTTACACTGGATGCCACGCTTATTCCGGATTTTGGCCAGGTGGTGTCGGACAATGTGATCAATAACCTCTCTCCATTTGAAGTTCGGTTTACGGAGAACAGACCCTTTTTTACAGAGGGCACCGAACTATTCAATAAAGCGGGACTATTCTATTCGCGAAGGGTAGGCGCTACTCCTTCCAGGTACGGGGAGATCCGAAATTTTGCGGATACCTCCTCTGTTTATGATCTGGTTAAGAATCCTACCCTGACGCAATTGTACAACGCCGTAAAGTTTTCCGGCAGAAATCAAAAGAACTTTGGGTTTGGCGTATTCAATGCGGTTACCGCGCCTGCACAGGCAAGATTGAGAAACAGGAATACCGGGCTGGATTCAATCGTTACCACCGAAGCCCTGGCCAATTATAATATCATTGTGGTGGATAAGGCCTTTAAGGGACAAAATTTTGTCACCTTTACAAACACGAATGTCATTCGTAACGGACGTGACCGGGATGCCAATGTAACCGGGATCAACTATGCGTTGTACAGTAACAAAAATGTATTTGGCACCACCGGGGCCTTTCAATACAGCCGGATCTTTGGATCAAACTCCTATGATGGGTTCAACGCCTCGCTACGGGCCGGGAAAGTGAGTGGTAATTGGCAATATCATGTGCTGGGTTCAATGATCTCCAACAGGTATGATCCACGTGACCTGGGATTCCTGACCAATAACAATGAGGTACTCACCCGCGCTGGGATAAGTTACCAGATCTTTCAGCCAACAGAAAAGTTCATCAAGTATATCTATGAAGTGATCGCCCAACGGATTCAATTATATCGTCCGGGTAAATATGCACGCACCGACCTGGCCTTTAACAACCTGCTGGTGTTTAAGAATTTTTGGGATGTCTCCTTCAACTTGCTCTATAATCCGGGAACCTGGTACGATTATTTTGAATTACAACATTCCCCCGAATACTATCTTTCCTTTCCTGGCAATTTTTCGGCAACCATGTCGGGAAGTACCGATAGCCGCAAAAGAGCCTTTGTGAGTTTTGCCGGATCATTTGCCCGGATACCGGCGTTGAATACTAATTCATTGTCCTACCAGCTAGGATTGCGGTACCGTTTCAGCAATCGATTTACCTTTAGCGGTTCGGTGGATGCCCTGCATTCCACCAATAACCGCGGCTATGCCTTTATGACCAATTCCCTTGGCGACCCGCTGGCGGCCACCCGCGATATCCGGCAAATGAGTACACTATTTTCCGGTGTTTATAATTTTACACCCCGGATGAACCTTACCATGCGGATGCGTCATTATTGGAGCCGCGTGAATTTCAAAGAAATTTTATCGGTCAATCCGGATGGTACGGTCAATCCCTTTATCAATACAGCAGATATTCATCCCTATATCAGTAACCCCAACTTCTTTAATATCGATGCCTTTCTTACCTGGGATTTCCGGTTAGGAAGCCGCATCATCCTTGGATGGAAGAACTGGCTGGGGGAAAAGGAAATGGTGGATAGTGATAAATACAGAAATTATTTCCGGAACGCGTCCCGGGTACTTCAACTCCCGCATGGTAATGAACTTACCTTACGGGTGATCTATTTTCTCGATTATAATCAGTTTAGAAAAAAGCGTTGA
- a CDS encoding DUF1761 domain-containing protein, which produces MDMSTINWLAVLVAGISAFVLGGVWYSPALFGNAWMKANNLTLEQVRKGNQAKIFGWSFVLSLLMAANLAMFLADSPAGCPENCAQKTDLAWGATAGFLAGLWPFCGIAIVALFEHRSTRYIFINGGYLLIALTLMGAIIGLWR; this is translated from the coding sequence ATGGATATGAGCACGATCAACTGGCTGGCTGTTCTGGTCGCCGGTATTTCCGCCTTTGTTTTAGGGGGAGTCTGGTATTCACCAGCTTTATTTGGCAATGCCTGGATGAAAGCAAATAATTTGACATTAGAACAGGTTCGAAAAGGAAACCAGGCCAAGATATTTGGCTGGTCATTTGTGCTATCGCTGCTAATGGCTGCCAACCTGGCTATGTTCCTGGCCGATTCACCAGCCGGCTGCCCGGAGAACTGCGCGCAAAAGACAGATCTTGCCTGGGGAGCAACAGCTGGTTTTCTGGCGGGACTTTGGCCCTTCTGCGGCATCGCCATCGTCGCTTTATTTGAACATCGATCCACCCGGTATATCTTCATCAATGGCGGTTATCTCTTGATTGCGCTGACATTGATGGGAGCGATTATTGGATTGTGGAGGTAG
- a CDS encoding DUF1801 domain-containing protein: MQSKATTVDAYMKELPADRLEAMTKLRKVIRKNIPKGFQECMNYGMIGFVVPHKLYAEGYHCDPSMPLPFMNIASQKNNISVYHMGIYADQKILKWFEGEYKKLNIGKLDMGKSCIRFKNMDKIPYDLIGQLAAKITVDEWVGRYEEMKMKRK; the protein is encoded by the coding sequence ATGCAATCGAAAGCAACCACGGTAGATGCCTACATGAAAGAATTGCCGGCTGACCGGCTCGAAGCCATGACCAAACTTCGTAAAGTGATCAGGAAAAATATTCCGAAGGGTTTTCAGGAATGTATGAACTATGGGATGATCGGTTTTGTGGTTCCGCATAAATTGTATGCCGAAGGCTATCATTGTGATCCGAGCATGCCGCTGCCCTTTATGAATATAGCTTCACAGAAGAACAATATATCCGTTTACCATATGGGTATATATGCCGATCAGAAAATATTGAAGTGGTTTGAGGGCGAATACAAAAAACTCAATATTGGCAAACTGGATATGGGTAAAAGTTGTATCCGGTTCAAGAACATGGACAAAATCCCCTATGACCTTATCGGCCAACTGGCCGCTAAGATTACAGTTGATGAGTGGGTAGGGAGGTATGAGGAGATGAAGATGAAGAGGAAGTGA
- a CDS encoding histidine kinase gives MVPPNQFTNWEIKLSYLYTIAIAFVIYEGTRFLYLTLRAYFDWFNKPIRKLLAIVLSIPFYVVPASTLMLVGWYKIFMKGVVDWDTLKLTTLIILIAVYFLVNLYETVFLVRDVANEKVKKEQLERARAEAELEALKNQVDPHFIFNSLNTLSHLIEEKPEKAQAFNTSLADVYRYILHNKARDLVFIKDELDFIQNYFSLLKIRFDQAVQMEVDIPADWPGRYLLPPISLQTLVENAVKHNEFNDQDPLVIRILAKDQTLVITNKIRQKKTSRPGSRIGLENLRERYRLITDREIEIINDEHSFTVILPLTE, from the coding sequence TTGGTGCCCCCCAATCAATTCACCAATTGGGAGATCAAACTCAGTTACCTCTACACCATCGCCATCGCTTTTGTGATCTATGAAGGTACCCGTTTTCTTTATCTTACCCTTCGGGCTTATTTTGACTGGTTCAATAAACCGATCCGTAAGCTCCTGGCTATTGTTCTCAGCATTCCGTTTTATGTGGTACCTGCCAGTACCTTAATGCTGGTAGGCTGGTATAAAATTTTTATGAAGGGTGTGGTGGATTGGGACACCCTAAAACTCACTACCCTGATCATTTTGATCGCGGTCTATTTTCTGGTCAACCTCTATGAAACGGTTTTTCTGGTCAGGGATGTGGCCAATGAAAAAGTAAAAAAGGAGCAACTCGAAAGAGCAAGAGCGGAGGCTGAATTGGAAGCCTTGAAAAATCAGGTGGACCCGCATTTCATTTTCAATTCACTCAACACCCTGTCGCATCTGATCGAAGAAAAACCTGAAAAGGCACAGGCCTTTAATACGAGTCTCGCGGATGTGTACCGGTATATACTGCACAATAAAGCGCGTGACCTTGTCTTTATCAAAGATGAACTGGATTTTATACAGAATTATTTTTCCTTACTTAAGATACGGTTCGATCAGGCAGTACAAATGGAGGTGGATATTCCGGCAGACTGGCCTGGACGTTACCTGCTGCCCCCCATATCTCTTCAAACCCTGGTGGAAAATGCCGTTAAGCACAATGAATTCAATGATCAGGACCCGCTGGTGATACGGATACTCGCCAAAGACCAAACCCTGGTGATCACCAACAAAATCCGGCAGAAAAAAACAAGCCGTCCAGGTAGTCGGATCGGATTGGAAAACCTGAGGGAGAGATATCGCCTGATAACCGATCGGGAGATCGAGATCATCAACGACGAACATTCATTCACCGTTATATTGCCGCTTACAGAATAA
- the surE gene encoding 5'/3'-nucleotidase SurE: MAKKTGKKEKPVILITNDDGVTAPGIRNLVEAVKDLGKIVVVAPDKPQSGMGHAITIGSPLRLSPVHIFEGIEAYQCTGTPVDCVKLAVDKVLHRKPDLCLSGINHGANHSINVIYSGTMSAAVEAAIESIPSIGFSLLDYSIEADFTGARQYARIIVEKMLKTRLDKHTVLNVNIPSLQPELIKGIKICRQAYAKYEEDFIERTDPHGRKYYWLTGEFVNFDKGKDTDVWALANNYVSVVPVQFDLTNYVLKSKLEKQWQPSSSKRTT; the protein is encoded by the coding sequence ATGGCCAAGAAGACCGGGAAGAAAGAGAAGCCTGTTATATTGATCACCAACGATGATGGGGTAACAGCGCCGGGGATACGCAACCTGGTGGAGGCGGTAAAAGACCTGGGGAAGATCGTAGTTGTAGCGCCCGACAAACCCCAATCCGGTATGGGCCATGCCATCACCATCGGATCTCCGCTCCGGCTCAGCCCGGTACATATTTTTGAAGGAATAGAAGCTTACCAATGTACGGGTACACCCGTTGACTGTGTGAAATTGGCTGTGGACAAGGTTCTTCACCGCAAACCCGATCTCTGTCTCAGTGGTATTAACCATGGCGCGAACCATAGTATCAATGTAATCTACTCGGGCACCATGTCAGCCGCTGTAGAAGCCGCGATCGAAAGCATCCCCTCTATCGGATTCTCTTTATTGGACTATAGCATTGAAGCGGACTTTACCGGTGCCAGGCAATATGCCCGGATCATCGTAGAGAAAATGCTCAAAACACGTCTTGATAAACACACCGTTCTCAATGTAAATATCCCCTCGCTTCAGCCTGAACTGATCAAAGGAATAAAGATCTGCCGACAGGCCTATGCGAAATATGAAGAGGATTTTATTGAACGAACAGACCCCCATGGAAGAAAGTATTACTGGCTTACCGGGGAATTCGTCAATTTCGATAAAGGAAAAGATACCGATGTGTGGGCCCTGGCAAATAACTATGTGAGCGTGGTACCGGTACAATTTGACCTGACCAATTACGTTCTTAAGTCTAAACTGGAAAAACAGTGGCAACCTTCTTCCTCAAAAAGGACAACCTGA
- a CDS encoding glycosyltransferase family 39 protein, which produces MPFYLDKWSTLAKEETDRFHLYAGIFLLLGLLFAYLSHLAYIPLNNQNDEARRALVSLEMILSDDYLTPTLNGEIYLNKPPLYNWIIIAYVKLFGDFSMFAFRLPVIIATVLMGGTIHHFTRKFTSPQVAFFTAFAFMTNGRILIYDSFIGLIDTSFSLVVYLQFMWVYWLGEKKKYAWLFLLTYLLAAIGFLMKGMPALVFQGFTLLTYFIWKKKFRLLFHPMHFAGVGLFLLITGSYYYAYFTRNDLAPMTLFSNLFTESSKRTPAHFSWQRTILHFFSFPVELLYHYAPWTLFVVALFNKQAIRLLKGSDFMVYSFLVLVVNIFVYWLSPEVYARYLFMFIPLLYSLLFYAFFSLAENHWSRKWVEGITLFLSLALGIGFIVLPFLHVVKDNTDLWLRCFGLAIGFLILAFVGWKAAPLRLYTLIAAVILFRLGFNWFILAPRAEKFVEVEKLSHEIVALTKGQPLYILQDAQVGNFDGMSFHLAKARGEILRFNKQMEPGKFYIADKHQLNNRTYTAYLSFSNYLSDSLYVVQFK; this is translated from the coding sequence ATGCCCTTTTACCTGGACAAATGGAGTACGCTGGCCAAGGAGGAAACCGACCGTTTCCATCTGTATGCCGGTATTTTCCTTCTGCTGGGTTTACTGTTTGCCTATCTCAGCCATCTGGCCTATATCCCCCTCAATAACCAGAATGATGAGGCGCGACGGGCACTGGTGTCACTGGAAATGATCTTGTCAGATGATTACCTGACACCTACACTCAATGGAGAAATTTATTTAAACAAACCTCCCCTCTATAACTGGATCATCATCGCCTATGTAAAGCTATTTGGTGATTTTTCGATGTTTGCCTTTCGCTTACCCGTGATCATCGCTACGGTATTGATGGGTGGGACCATACATCATTTTACCCGAAAATTCACTTCACCCCAGGTGGCTTTCTTTACCGCCTTTGCTTTTATGACCAATGGCCGTATCCTGATCTATGATTCCTTTATCGGCTTGATCGATACCAGTTTCTCGCTGGTGGTCTATCTTCAATTCATGTGGGTCTATTGGCTGGGGGAAAAGAAAAAATATGCCTGGCTCTTTTTGCTTACCTACCTGCTGGCCGCTATCGGCTTTTTAATGAAAGGAATGCCTGCCCTGGTTTTTCAGGGTTTTACCCTGCTTACCTATTTTATCTGGAAAAAGAAATTCAGGCTCCTCTTTCATCCCATGCATTTTGCCGGAGTGGGATTATTTCTGTTGATAACAGGCAGCTATTATTATGCCTATTTCACCCGAAATGACCTTGCCCCAATGACCTTGTTCAGTAATTTATTTACCGAAAGCTCCAAACGAACCCCGGCTCATTTCAGTTGGCAACGAACCATCTTACATTTTTTCTCCTTCCCGGTGGAACTGCTTTATCACTATGCCCCATGGACCCTATTTGTGGTGGCGCTATTCAATAAACAAGCCATCCGTCTCTTAAAGGGTAGTGATTTCATGGTGTACAGTTTCCTGGTGCTGGTTGTTAATATTTTTGTGTATTGGCTTTCGCCGGAGGTCTATGCCCGTTATCTGTTCATGTTCATACCCTTGCTGTACTCTTTGTTATTCTATGCATTTTTTTCATTGGCAGAGAACCATTGGTCGAGAAAATGGGTGGAAGGAATAACCCTTTTTCTTTCCCTGGCCCTGGGCATCGGTTTTATCGTTCTTCCCTTTCTGCATGTGGTAAAGGACAATACAGATCTGTGGTTGCGGTGCTTTGGTTTGGCCATCGGTTTTTTAATACTCGCTTTTGTGGGTTGGAAAGCGGCACCACTTCGATTATACACTTTGATCGCGGCTGTAATTCTATTCCGGTTAGGATTCAACTGGTTTATCCTGGCTCCCCGCGCGGAAAAATTTGTGGAGGTGGAGAAACTGAGTCATGAGATCGTGGCGTTGACTAAAGGCCAGCCATTGTATATACTGCAGGATGCCCAGGTAGGTAATTTTGATGGAATGAGCTTTCATTTGGCGAAAGCCCGTGGGGAGATCCTGCGCTTTAACAAACAAATGGAACCCGGGAAATTCTATATTGCCGACAAGCACCAATTGAACAATAGGACATATACTGCTTATCTTTCGTTTTCAAATTATTTATCGGATTCGCTGTATGTGGTACAATTCAAATAG
- the lpxB gene encoding lipid-A-disaccharide synthase, producing MKYYLIAGEASGDLHGSNLIRELVKQDPSAAIRCWGGDLMQEAGGELVKHYRDLAFMGFAEVIKNLPTIFRNLRFCKEDILSWKPDILILIDYPGFNLRIAQWAKQQGLKVVYYISPQVWAWKENRVKSMKTCIDKMLVILPFEKDYYEKKWDWNVEYVGHPLVEVIDQFRAKPTDLEIPGDANKPVIALLPGSRKQEILKKLPVMLEVTRFYPNYRFVVAKAPGLDPSFYEDMLRPFANVYAVANATYALLNKSKAALVTSGTATLETALFGVPEVVCYKGSYLSYQIGKRLVKVKFISLVNLIMDKLVVKELIQDELNTTRLREELDILLTNEEQQAQVRKDYEALHQLLGQGGNASRQAARSIVDFLQHPSAK from the coding sequence ATGAAGTATTATCTCATAGCCGGAGAGGCATCCGGCGACCTGCATGGCAGCAACCTGATCAGGGAGCTGGTCAAACAGGATCCTTCCGCAGCCATCCGCTGCTGGGGAGGTGACCTGATGCAGGAGGCAGGAGGCGAGTTGGTGAAGCATTACCGCGACCTGGCTTTTATGGGATTTGCAGAAGTCATCAAAAACCTTCCCACCATTTTTCGGAACCTCCGCTTTTGCAAGGAAGATATTCTTTCCTGGAAACCTGATATACTCATCCTGATCGATTATCCGGGTTTCAATCTGCGCATCGCCCAATGGGCCAAACAGCAAGGACTGAAAGTGGTGTATTATATCTCCCCGCAGGTTTGGGCCTGGAAGGAGAACAGGGTCAAAAGCATGAAGACCTGTATAGATAAAATGCTGGTGATCCTGCCTTTTGAAAAAGATTATTATGAAAAGAAGTGGGACTGGAATGTGGAATATGTAGGTCACCCCCTGGTGGAAGTGATCGATCAATTTCGCGCCAAGCCAACTGACCTGGAAATCCCGGGCGATGCAAATAAACCGGTTATTGCCCTGCTACCAGGTAGCCGCAAACAGGAGATCCTGAAGAAACTACCCGTCATGCTTGAGGTGACCCGCTTCTACCCCAACTACCGGTTTGTTGTGGCAAAAGCCCCGGGACTTGACCCCTCTTTTTATGAAGATATGCTTCGGCCATTTGCCAATGTCTATGCCGTTGCCAATGCCACCTATGCCTTACTGAATAAATCCAAAGCGGCTTTGGTCACCTCCGGGACAGCTACCCTGGAGACCGCTTTGTTTGGGGTTCCCGAAGTGGTATGTTATAAAGGATCTTATCTTTCTTATCAGATCGGAAAGCGATTGGTGAAAGTAAAATTCATCTCCCTGGTCAACCTGATCATGGATAAATTGGTGGTCAAAGAATTGATTCAGGACGAACTCAATACCACCCGGCTCCGGGAGGAATTAGATATACTGCTGACGAATGAAGAACAGCAGGCACAGGTTCGAAAGGATTACGAAGCACTCCACCAACTCCTGGGACAGGGGGGAAACGCATCCCGACAGGCAGCCCGCTCCATTGTGGATTTTTTACAACATCCTTCAGCGAAGTAA
- a CDS encoding VOC family protein yields the protein MQHFISWFEIPATDIDRATKFYEAIFKCTLFPMDMEGMKMRMFPLDDPMTGIGGAIVDSGGFHKPSGTDGVLIYLNGNPDVQVIIDRVEAAGGKVAMPKTAISPEYGDMAVFIDTEGNRIGLHNIPAGM from the coding sequence ATGCAACATTTCATCTCCTGGTTCGAAATTCCTGCTACGGATATTGACAGAGCCACTAAGTTCTACGAAGCGATCTTTAAATGCACGCTTTTCCCTATGGATATGGAGGGAATGAAAATGCGGATGTTTCCACTGGATGATCCCATGACCGGTATTGGCGGCGCCATAGTTGACAGTGGTGGTTTTCACAAACCCTCGGGCACTGATGGTGTACTGATCTACCTGAATGGAAACCCTGATGTGCAGGTCATCATTGATCGGGTAGAAGCAGCCGGGGGGAAGGTCGCCATGCCCAAAACTGCCATTTCACCAGAGTATGGGGATATGGCTGTTTTTATTGATACCGAAGGAAATCGGATCGGTTTGCATAATATCCCGGCCGGTATGTAA
- a CDS encoding DUF1579 domain-containing protein — protein MRMLTTLILALCISAFVSPTASAQSPEEMQKWMEAMTPSDVHKMMAEWDGIWQEDIKMWMAPGTPEQTMKATVECKMILGGRYQEQKHSGSMMGMPFEGYSLTGWDNSRKVFSSTWMDNMSTGMMYMEGSWDAATKSMTLKGKMTDPMSGKQIDIRQVLYITSKDTQKLEQYSTVDGKEFKSMEIVLSRMK, from the coding sequence ATGCGAATGCTAACCACCTTAATCCTCGCGCTCTGCATCAGCGCGTTTGTTTCCCCAACTGCCTCTGCCCAATCACCGGAGGAAATGCAAAAATGGATGGAGGCTATGACCCCTTCCGATGTTCATAAAATGATGGCTGAATGGGATGGTATCTGGCAGGAAGATATCAAAATGTGGATGGCTCCCGGCACGCCGGAGCAAACCATGAAAGCAACGGTAGAATGTAAAATGATCCTCGGAGGTCGTTACCAGGAGCAGAAACACAGCGGCTCCATGATGGGTATGCCTTTTGAAGGGTATAGCCTGACTGGTTGGGATAATTCACGCAAAGTGTTTTCCAGCACCTGGATGGATAATATGAGTACAGGGATGATGTATATGGAAGGAAGCTGGGATGCTGCAACGAAATCAATGACACTGAAAGGAAAAATGACCGATCCCATGAGTGGTAAACAGATCGATATCCGTCAGGTTCTGTATATAACCAGCAAAGACACCCAAAAACTCGAACAATACTCAACAGTAGATGGTAAAGAGTTTAAGAGTATGGAGATTGTTTTGTCCAGAATGAAGTAG
- the pdeM gene encoding ligase-associated DNA damage response endonuclease PdeM, whose protein sequence is MTKPVPYKLNDHHFWLSPERCIYWEEKKTLFLSDLHAGKTGHFRKAGIAVPQKVFREDLQRLVSQVLFFKAERVMVLGDLTHSRSNRELELFRRWRMDLHSLHVMLIKGNHDILDDAWYRDSNIEVVEDRWIEDHFCFQHDSDTVVLDEQVLFAFTGHIHPGIHIRGMGKQSLRFPCFYFSDDICVMPAFSQFTGLAAIRPGPQHKVYAIVEKEIIRVK, encoded by the coding sequence ATGACGAAACCTGTTCCTTACAAACTAAACGACCACCATTTTTGGCTAAGCCCTGAGCGGTGTATTTATTGGGAGGAGAAAAAAACATTGTTCCTGTCTGACCTGCATGCAGGAAAAACGGGGCATTTTCGGAAGGCGGGGATCGCGGTCCCCCAAAAGGTATTCCGGGAAGATCTGCAAAGATTGGTAAGTCAGGTATTGTTCTTTAAAGCAGAGCGGGTGATGGTTTTGGGTGATCTTACCCATAGCCGTTCAAACCGCGAACTGGAATTATTCCGTCGCTGGAGAATGGACCTTCATTCTCTTCATGTGATGCTGATCAAAGGAAACCATGACATCCTGGATGATGCCTGGTACAGGGATTCAAATATCGAGGTGGTGGAAGACCGCTGGATCGAAGATCATTTTTGTTTTCAACATGATAGTGACACAGTAGTTCTCGATGAACAGGTACTGTTTGCCTTTACGGGTCATATCCACCCGGGTATCCATATCCGGGGCATGGGTAAACAATCACTCCGCTTTCCCTGTTTTTATTTCTCCGATGATATTTGTGTGATGCCGGCGTTTAGCCAGTTCACCGGATTGGCCGCCATACGACCTGGCCCCCAGCACAAGGTCTATGCCATTGTGGAGAAAGAGATCATTCGGGTAAAATGA